The genomic DNA CGGGTCTTCGAAGATCCAGAGTTGGGGATCGAGGTCGAATACGGCGGCGGCATGACGGGCGAGGGGGCGATCCCGGGGCTGGAGGTACATGCGGCCGGTCATGCCGAGGTGCCCGAGCAGGAGCGAGGGACGTCCGGCGGGATCGGGTTCGAGGTCGAAGAGGAGGTATTTGGCGCGGCGCCGGACTTTGGCGACGACGCGGTGGTTCAGGAGGTGTTGGAAGGATGCGACATCCGATGGCCGGAGGATGCGGGGTCGTAGGATCTCAACGTGGCGGATGCGGGATCCCCGGAGGAGAGGATCGAGGTGGCGGGCGAGGATTTCGACTTCGGGGAGTTCGGGCATGGGATCAGCCGTGCCGCAGGGGAGGGGAGAGGGTGAACATGCCCGGGAGATGTCGAATGTCGCGGACCTGGTTTGCGGAGAGGAGGACCTCGACGACATCGAAGCGGATTTTCACACGGGGTTCGGCGAGGCGCCTGAGGTAGTCGAGGGCGGTGCGGGACAGGGCACGTCGTTTGCGGGCATTGACGGCGGCGGCGGGGCGGGACCAGACCTCGCTGGAACGGGTTTTGACCTCGACGAACACCAGGCAGTCCTGATCGCGAAAGATCAGGTCGATTTCGCCACGACGGGACTGGAAGTTGGCGGTGAGGAAAGTGAGGCCGGTGGCCTGAAGGTGGGCGCGGGCGGCCTGTTCTCCGAGATGTCCGCGTTGGAGATGCCGGGCCTGCGGCTTGCGGAGGCCGACCGCCGCGAGCCAGGAGCGCAGTCGGGACGCGAGGGTCATGGGGCAAGGGGGAGGACGGGATGGTCGCGGACCGGGGCGAACGAGCGGCGATGGATGGGGCAGGGGCCGAGACGGGCGAGGACGGCACGATGGCGGGCGGTGGGGTAGCCTTTGTGCTCGGCGAATCCGTAGTCGGGCCAGGTTCGGTCGTAGTCGTTCATGCGTCGGTCGCGGGCCACCTTGGCAAGGACGCTGGCGGCGGCAATAGAGGCGCTGCGCGCGTCGCCACCGACCAGGGCGGTCTGGGGAGCCGGCAGATCGGGGACGGGTAGGCCGTCCACAAGCAGGTGCTGGGGGGCGGGGGCAAGGACGGCGATGGCCCGGCGCATGGCGACCTGGGTGGCCCGCAGGATATTGAGGCGGTCGATTTCCCCGACTTCGACAAAGACGACGGCCTGCTGGACGTGGGGGCAGGCGAGGAGGAAGGCGGCGAAGCGTTCGCGGCGGGCGGGGGCGAGGCGTTTGGAATCGGTCAGGCCATGGAGTTCGGGCGGCAGACCGGCGCGGATCCAGTCGGGGGGAAGCACGACTGCGGCCGCGGCGACCGGTCCGGCGAGGGGACCACGCCCGACTTCATCGATTCCTGCCGCGCGGGCGATGCCGCGGGACAGGAGATCCCGTTCGAAGTCGAGCAGGGACGACGGGTTGCCGTGGGCCATGGGAAGCGTGGGGCCGCGGCACGGCAGATCCTGGGGCGCCGCGCCACGGAGGGGGGTGGCGCGGCGTGGTCCGCAGGGGATGACCGGCGGATCAGGCGGCCTGGGAGGAGGTGGTCTTCTCCTTCACCAGGGTGGCGCCTTTGCCGACGCGACCGCGGAGGTAGGTGAGTTTGGCGCGGCGGACATCGCCATGGCGCTCCACCTCGACCTTGTCGATGCGCGGGGAGTGGATGGGGAAGACGCGCTCGACGCCTTCGCCGTAGCTGATGCGGCGGACGGTAAAGGTTTCGTTGATGCCATGGCCGCGGCGGCCGATGACGACGCCGGCGAAGACCTGGATTCGTTCCTTTTCGCCTTCGATGACCTTGGTGTGAACACGGACGGAGTCGCCGATGTTGAAGGCCGGGGCTTCCTTCTTGAGGAATTCGGATTCGATCTTGTCCAACAATGCCTGGTTCATAAGTCGCTTTCGTGGTGATGCCCCCCGGTCAACGCCGGGGCGGCGAGGAGGTCGGGGCGGCGCTGCATGGTTCGCTGACGGGCCTGTTCCCGGCGCCACCGTTCGATGGCGGCGTGATGACCGGACAGAAGGATTTCCGGGACGCGCCGGCTGCGGAATTCGACCGGGCGCGTGTAGTGGGGGTATTCGAGTTCGCCGCGGCTGAAGGATTCGTCGGTGGCGGAGGCATCATCGCCGAGGGCGCCGGGGAGGAGGCGGGTTACGGCGTCGATGACCATCATGGCCGGGAGGTTGCCGCTGGTGAGGACGAAGTCGCCGACGGAGAATTCGTCGTCCACAAGGAGTTCGCGGATACGCTCGTCGATGCCCTCGTAACTTGGGCAGAGGAGGATGAGGTGGGGTCGGGCGGCGAGTTCGCGGGCGGCGGCCTGATCGAACCGGCGCCCGGTCGGGCACATCAGGACGACGCGGGAGCCGGTGCCACGGAGGCTTTCGACGGCTTCGAAGACAGGTTCGCACTTGAGCACCATGCCGGGACCGCCGCCGAAGGGGCGATCGTCCACGGTGCGATGGCGGTCGTGGGTCCAGTCGCGCAACTGATGGACATGAAGATCGAGGAGACCGCGTTCGCGGGAGCGCTGGACGATGCTTTCGTCGAGCGGCCCGGCGAACATGCCCGGGAAGAGGGTGAGCACGTCGATCTTCATGCTCCGTCGGGCCGCGGAGCAGCGTCCGCGGCGGTTTCGGTCAGGCCTGTGCCTCGCTGCCGGGCTCGTCCTCGTCGATGAGTTCGAGAGAACAGCGCATGCCCTTGTTGGCGGCACCGACGGCCAGAAGGGTGCGGATGGCGTTGACGGTATTGCCCCGGCGGCCCACCAACCGGCCCATGTCGGCGGGATGGACGCGCACTTCATAGATGATTTCGCCGCGGCCCTGGACGGGTTCGATGCGAACGGCGTCCGGCTGCTGGACCATTCCGCGGACGACGGTCTCGAGAAAGTCCTGCATGGGGTGGCGGGAAGGGGGTTGGTGGGCGGTTCGGAGCGGCGGGGAGCGACGTGTGCGGGGGATCAGGCGACCGGGGCGTCGGCGGCGCGCTTCGACTGCTTGATGAAGCTTGCGACCGTTTCGGAAGGCTGTGCCCCGACGCCGAGCCAGTAGTTGGCACGTTCGAGGTCGAGGGTGTAGTTCACGCCGGTCCGTTTGGGGTCGTAGCTGCCGAGCTCCTCGATGAAGCGGCCGTCGCGGGGAAAACGGGCGTCGGCCACCACGATCCGGTAGGCCGGCGCATTCTTGGCGCCCATTCGCTTGAGACGAATCTTGACTGACATAAAGCCGGTACCTTGGGGAAGCCCGCTCCGCACGGGGACGATCCCGGCGAGTCCAACAGGTTCCCGGACAAGGGGCGGAGACCCTAGACGCCCGGATCAAATGCTGGCAAGCCCCGTTTTGGAATCCTGAGCGACGGCCTCACTGCCGCAGCGCGGGGAGGGCCTTCGGGAAGGTCTGGCAGCGGCACCAGCACGCCAAGGTGCCGGCTTCCGTGCGTCCGGCACGCTTCGACCGTTCGCAGGCACCGTTGGCAAGGTTGCGCAGAGTGGCCCGGATTTCGGCCGCCCCACGATGCCGCACCCGGCAGGCACCCTCTCCAAGCGATCAGCCCCCAGCAATCAGCCGTGGGCCAGAGCCGTGGGCCAGTGGGAAAGGCCATTCGATGGCGAAACGGACCCAATAAAATAGAAAGACAGGCATAGCCTTGTTGACGTCGCGATCGGGTCGGGCGCCTCAGTCAGCAGTCAGGATCTTGGGGTCAACATAGCCTGCCTGCCTTATTGCCACGCTCTTGAGTCAACAAAATGCGCCTGCCTTATTAACGGGTGCTTCGGGTCCCCTTTCTTGCGCCGCTGCGGCAACTCCGATAGGCGGGAGGTATGAATCCGCTTGGAACGTTGATTCAGGCTGGCATTGGGAGCCGAGCGGGCCGGGCCGGCTTGGGAATGGGAATGGCGATGGGGTGGCTTGTGCTTGTCTGGACCGGATGCCGGACGGTCGAGCCGTTCGGACCGGCGCTGGCGGGGCAGGTGCGGGAAGGGCAGACCCGGGACGAGGTGCGGGCCGTCCTGGGAAACCCGACGACCCTGGAGCAATCGGGGATGGGGCTGTCCGTGGAGACTTACGAGGTCTGGCAGTCGATCTTCGGGCGGTATGGCATTCGGGATCGGGAGGAAGCGCTGGAGATCCGGCAGTTCAGTGTGCGGTATGGAGACGACGGCCGGGTGGAGCGGACCCTGTACCATCGGGGCGTGCTGGAAGGCTGGACCCTGCTGTACACCCGGAGCGTCGGGCCATGGCTGGATCCGGAGGCGATGGCACGGGTGGTACCAGGGCGGACGCGGAAATCCGACCTGGAAAGCTGGTTCGGTCCGGCGTCGATGGCGCGGTTGGATCCCGGGGGCGGCGTGCGGCTGGAATGGGTCTATCAGTCGATCGAGGCGGCGGCCGTGACGCCGGGGCGTTCCTTTCGAGCGCTGGAGGTGGTGGTGGATGAGGAAGGCTTGGTGCAGTCGGCAAAGCGTGTGGACCGGGTGTTCCCGGCGTGGCGGCGGTAGGGGAAGATGGAAGGGCACTGGATGGTGGGGCGGGTTGGCCCTGGAGGTCATCCCTTCGCTGAAGCGGTGATTGCGGCACGAGATTTGACCCGATTGGCCCAGGTCTCGACGATGGGGGGCTGGCGGCGGCATGATGCGGGTCTTCAAGGCCATGGCGAAGTCGGCATCAATCCGAGGGGGCGCCGGGTGGAGTCGGCGCCGGTTTCTGGCGCAGAGCGGGGCGGCGGCAGTGCTGTCACCAGGAGTGGTGTCCGGAGGGGCGGTTCGGGCGCGGGCGACGGCGGGTGCGTCGGAGGCGCGGCGGAGATTCGGACGGGAGTTGACGGGGGATGTGGTGATCTGCGGAGGCGGGCTGGGCGGGGTGGCGGCGGCGCTGGCGGCGTGCCGGAACGGGCTGCGGGTGGTGTTGACGGAGGAGACGGACTGGCTGGGGGGACAGTTGACATCGCAGGGGGTGCCGCCGGACGAGCATCGGTGGATCGAGGAATTCGGGGCGACGCGGACGTACCGGGCGTTGCGGGAGGGGATCCGGGAGTACTACCGGCGTCATTACCCGCTGACGGAGGCGGCGCGGGGGCGGTGGAACCTGAATCCGGGCAACGGAGCGGTGTCGCGGTTGTGTCATGAGCCGCGGGTGGCCCTGGCGGTGATCGAAGGGATGCTGGCGGTGTACGCCGCGGGGGGGCGGTTGACGATGCTGCGTGAACACCGGCCGGTGGGGGCGGAGGTGGATGGCGACCGGGTCCGGGCGGTTCGGGTGCGGAGCGATCGGACGGGCATGGACCGGGTGTTGCGGGCGCCGTGGTTCGTGGACGCGACGGAGTTGGGGGATCTGTTGCCGTTGACGGGAACGGAATGGGTGACGGGGGCGGAGGGACGTGCGGCGACGGGGGAGTTGCACGCGCCGGAACGGAAGGATCCGGGGAACCAGCAGGCGTTCACGGTGTGCTTTGCGATCGATCATGTGGCGGGACAGGACCACACCATCGAGCGTCCGAGGGAGTACGGATTCTGGCGCGAGTATGTGCCGTCGCTGACGCCCCCGTGGCCGGGCCGGTTGCTGTCGTGGGAGTACACGCATCCGAGGACGCTGGAGCCGCGGCGGTTGGGGTTCAGTCCGGTACAGGATCAGGACGGGCCGGGGCTGAACCTGTGGGTGTATCGGCGGATCGCGGCGGCGGCCAATTTCCTGCCGGGGAGCTACGACGGGGATATCTCGCTGATCAACTGGCCGCAGAACGATTATCTGCTGGGGAACCTGGTGGGGGTGACGCCGGAGGCGTATGCGCATCATGTGGAGAGGGGGAGGCAGTTGAGTTTGTCGCTGCTGTACTGGATGCAGACGGAGGCGCCGCGGCTGGATGGGGGGACGGGGTGGCCGGGGTTGCGGTTGCGGGGGGATCTCCTGGGGACGGAGGACGGGATGGCGAAGGCGCCCTACGTGCGGGAGGCGCGGCGGATCCGGGCGGTGACGACGATTCTCGAACAGCATTGCGGAACGCAGGCACGGGCCGAGGCGCTGGGCCGGAAGGAGTCGGAGGTGACGAGCGAGGTCTATTTCGATTCGGTGGGGATCGGGCAGTACCCGATCGATCTGCACCCGACTTCGGCGGGGGACAATTACATCGACTTCGATGCGCTGCCGTTTCATGTGCCGCTGGGAGCGCTGCTGCCGGTGCGGATGGAGAACCTGTTGCCGGCGGCGAAGAACATCGGGACCACGCACGTGACCAACGGGGCGTACCGGTTGCATCCGGTGGAATGGAACATCGGGGAATCGGTGGGGTCGCTGGTGGCGTTCGCGATGCGGAAGGGGGAACCGGCGCGGGCGGTGCGTGAGAAGGCGCCGCTGCTGGCGGAGTTTCAGACATGGATCCGGAGCCAGGGCATCGAAACGCACTGGCCGAAGGGGCCGTGGTGAAACGGGTCCGGCGATGAGGAGAGCACGATGAAGGAACCGGATGCCACGCGCCTTGGAGATGATGACCGGCTGCGGGTCGAGGGGATGACCTGCCAGAATTGCGCCCGGCGGGTGTGGGAGGCGGCGCAGGGCGTGGCGGGGGTGGCGATGGCGTCGGTGGATCTCGATGCGGGGCGTCTGCGGGTGCGGTGGGAGAAGGGGGCGGCGCGGGATGCGGAAGCGGTGGCGCGGGCCGTGTCGGGGGTTGGGTTCCCGGCGCGGCGGGAGGAGGCGGAGGAGGCGTCCCGGGCGGCCGGCACTCCGGGCCGCGGGTGGCTGACGGTTGTGTGGCTGGGGGCGCCGGTGACGGTGTTCCTGATGGTGTCGGAATGGGTGATGGGCTGGGGTCACACGGGCTGGTACCCGTGGGTGGCGCTGGGGCTGGCGTTGCCGGTGCAGGTGTGGGGCGGGGCGCGGTTCTATCGGGGGGCGTGGGAACAATTGAAGCGGGGCGGGGCGAACATGGACACCCTGGTGTCGCTGGGCTCGACGGCGGCGTTCGGGTTCAGCCTGTGGATCGTGCTGTCGGGGTCGGGCGGGCATGTCTATTTCATGGAGTCGGCGGCGATTCTGACGTTGATCAGCGTGGGCCATTGGCTGGAGGCGCTGGCGGCGGCGCGGGCGGGGACGGCCCTGCGGGCGTTGCTGGGTCTGGCGCCGCCGACGGCCCGACGGTTGGAGGAGGACGGTTCGGAACGGGAGGTGGCGGCGGGGGATCTGCGGACCGGCGACCGGGTTGTGGTGAGACCGGGGGACCGGGTGCCGACCGACGCGGAGGTGATCGAGGGGGCGTCAGCGGTGGACGAATCGATGCTGACGGGCGAGTCGCGTCCGGTGGAGAAGGGACGTGGGGCGGGGTTGTATGCGGGAACGGTGAACACGGATGGACGGCTGGTGGCGCGGGTGACGGCGACGGGCGGGGAGACGGTGCTGGCGCACATCGTGGCGGTGGTCGAGCGGGCGCAGAACAGCCGGGCGTCGATTCAACGTTTGGCGGACCGGGTGAGCGCGATCTTCGTGCCGGTGGTGGTGCTGCTGGCGTTGGCGACAGCGGCGGTGTGGGGACTGGC from Verrucomicrobiia bacterium includes the following:
- the trmD gene encoding tRNA (guanosine(37)-N1)-methyltransferase TrmD; the protein is MKIDVLTLFPGMFAGPLDESIVQRSRERGLLDLHVHQLRDWTHDRHRTVDDRPFGGGPGMVLKCEPVFEAVESLRGTGSRVVLMCPTGRRFDQAAARELAARPHLILLCPSYEGIDERIRELLVDDEFSVGDFVLTSGNLPAMMVIDAVTRLLPGALGDDASATDESFSRGELEYPHYTRPVEFRSRRVPEILLSGHHAAIERWRREQARQRTMQRRPDLLAAPALTGGHHHESDL
- a CDS encoding FAD-dependent oxidoreductase, producing MAKSASIRGGAGWSRRRFLAQSGAAAVLSPGVVSGGAVRARATAGASEARRRFGRELTGDVVICGGGLGGVAAALAACRNGLRVVLTEETDWLGGQLTSQGVPPDEHRWIEEFGATRTYRALREGIREYYRRHYPLTEAARGRWNLNPGNGAVSRLCHEPRVALAVIEGMLAVYAAGGRLTMLREHRPVGAEVDGDRVRAVRVRSDRTGMDRVLRAPWFVDATELGDLLPLTGTEWVTGAEGRAATGELHAPERKDPGNQQAFTVCFAIDHVAGQDHTIERPREYGFWREYVPSLTPPWPGRLLSWEYTHPRTLEPRRLGFSPVQDQDGPGLNLWVYRRIAAAANFLPGSYDGDISLINWPQNDYLLGNLVGVTPEAYAHHVERGRQLSLSLLYWMQTEAPRLDGGTGWPGLRLRGDLLGTEDGMAKAPYVREARRIRAVTTILEQHCGTQARAEALGRKESEVTSEVYFDSVGIGQYPIDLHPTSAGDNYIDFDALPFHVPLGALLPVRMENLLPAAKNIGTTHVTNGAYRLHPVEWNIGESVGSLVAFAMRKGEPARAVREKAPLLAEFQTWIRSQGIETHWPKGPW
- a CDS encoding ribonuclease HII; translation: MAHGNPSSLLDFERDLLSRGIARAAGIDEVGRGPLAGPVAAAAVVLPPDWIRAGLPPELHGLTDSKRLAPARRERFAAFLLACPHVQQAVVFVEVGEIDRLNILRATQVAMRRAIAVLAPAPQHLLVDGLPVPDLPAPQTALVGGDARSASIAAASVLAKVARDRRMNDYDRTWPDYGFAEHKGYPTARHRAVLARLGPCPIHRRSFAPVRDHPVLPLAP
- the rplS gene encoding 50S ribosomal protein L19; translated protein: MNQALLDKIESEFLKKEAPAFNIGDSVRVHTKVIEGEKERIQVFAGVVIGRRGHGINETFTVRRISYGEGVERVFPIHSPRIDKVEVERHGDVRRAKLTYLRGRVGKGATLVKEKTTSSQAA
- the rpsP gene encoding 30S ribosomal protein S16, producing the protein MSVKIRLKRMGAKNAPAYRIVVADARFPRDGRFIEELGSYDPKRTGVNYTLDLERANYWLGVGAQPSETVASFIKQSKRAADAPVA
- a CDS encoding KH domain-containing protein; the protein is MQDFLETVVRGMVQQPDAVRIEPVQGRGEIIYEVRVHPADMGRLVGRRGNTVNAIRTLLAVGAANKGMRCSLELIDEDEPGSEAQA
- a CDS encoding YraN family protein translates to MTLASRLRSWLAAVGLRKPQARHLQRGHLGEQAARAHLQATGLTFLTANFQSRRGEIDLIFRDQDCLVFVEVKTRSSEVWSRPAAAVNARKRRALSRTALDYLRRLAEPRVKIRFDVVEVLLSANQVRDIRHLPGMFTLSPPLRHG